A window of Exiguobacterium sp. Helios genomic DNA:
GTTAATGTCATTTTTATCCATTATAAACGAGTTCAACCCTAATTATCGGAATTTTTTGTTTTTTAGAGAAAAGAGCTTTAATCCTAAACGGGACGGGAAAAGGAAAAGAGTGATTTTTAGAGAGGGGTTTCTACATGTTGAGATTAGATGAAACACATGATCCGTATCAGAATGGTCAACTGATTGCAGAATATACCGAAACAAAATCAAACGGCGAGGCCGTCTTCCGGGCGGAACAACTGATGAAAGACAGTCCGTTTGTCGCGCCGCGCCGCACACCTCATCCGAGCCGGTATCTCCGGTCCTTGATTTCACCGCTCTTTTTGACGGATCGGGATAAACACATCCTTCCGTTGACGAAAGCGTTCGTCAGTGAACAGGATGAAATCCGGCCCAGCTGGTTCGGACGGCTGACGTATGAATTCGAGCAATTGATCAGCAACGTCCAAAAAGTCGATGTCAAAGACTATGGGGCGATTGGTGACGGCGTGACCGACGATACGCTCGCTTTTAAGGAAGCACTCGCGGACGGACACCGGCAAGTCCACGTTCCGGCCGGCACGTATCTTGTCCGCGGCATCCGCCTGCCGAGTTATACGATTTTGACCGGGGACGGAAAAGGACAGACGATTTTAAAACTGCATGACGCGGCACCGAAAGGACGCCGGTTGATTACGAATCAAAACTACTTACTCGGCAATCATCATCTGCTCGTCGAACGGATGACGCTGGATTGGAACATCGAGCGGATCGGTGACGCCAAAAAAAGCAGTACGTGGGGCAATCATTCCAGTTGCTTGACCTATGCGCACGTGACGTACGGGTGGGTCTTTGACGTGGATGCGGTGAATCCGGGATTACACTGCTTTGATATTTCAACTCCGTACTACAACTATAACGGCGACGGGGCACGGGCCAATCTCAGCAGTTCGTTCATCTGGTTCGACGGTCTGACCGGATCCGGATTTGGTGACGACGGGATTACGACCCATCACAGTGACCATCTGTTCATCTCGAACTGTTTCATGCATGACCCGAGCGGTCGTGCCCATGCGGTCGGCTTCTCGAACTCAAACGGGATTGAGATCGATGACGGTTCCCGGGATGTCTGGTTATTTAACAATGCGACGACCCGCTGCTTCGGTGGTCTTGAAATCAAGGCGCACGCGACATCATCCGCCGCATCGACTGTTAAAATCGTCGGGCATCTGTCTGTCGATGATCACCGGTCATTTAACTTCCGTCATATCGGTCATCATCAAGCGACGGATCCGACATCACAAACGGCATACAATATCATTGCGACCCGACTGATTGCCCAGACACCACAATATACGCCGCTGTATCAAAACTCGAAGCCACGGGCTCTTATCGTCTCTGCCTATCGAAATGTTGTCATTCATGATTTCACGGTGCTCGGTGATCCGTATTATGATTATCAGGAACAGCCGATGATCGGGATTCAATATAAAGCACGGAATGTCACGCTGAGCCAGGTCAAGATGAGCGGATTCCGACAAGCCAAAACGGATATTCAGATATTCGGGGGCGATAACCGGGCCGAAGATGTCCGATTAATCGATGTCCGGATTGAAGATTCGGCCAAACACGGCATCACGATCGGTCCGAACATCGAGCGGATCCGTCTGGCGAATGTCGCCATCAAAGGGGACGGAACAGTCGGTCTGAACGCCAAGTCTGAGCCAGAACTCGAACGGTTTATTGCGACCGGCTACAAAGTACCGGTCCGGACGCATGCCACATCTGGCTGATGAACGAAAAGAAGCGGCTTCGACAACAGTCAAAGCCGCTTCTTTTTATTGTGCCCGGAGATAAGCCAGAACGCGTGTATCGATCGATCGATCCGTCTGTTCCCGCATCTCGAAGTTTTCTGTATGCAGATATGTCCGGAACGCTTCCGCAAACGAACCACGGTATCCGAGTTCAAGCAGCTTATCCATCAACTCCGATTCGAGCGCATCATCAATCGGTTTGATTTCTTCCGGCTTGCTTGGTTGTAAATAGAGTGTATGCAACTGATAAATCCGCTCCAGTTCCTGAATCGGGCTCGCATGATCATCGACGCGCAAATCAATGTACCGGTCATTAAAACCACCGTAACCGCCGCCTTCTTTGACGACTAACAATGCTGCAGACTGCATGCCCCGTGAATCTCCACCTGCTGCCTGACCGGCCGCAAGTGCCCGAAGCAACCGTTCTGCCAGTGGTCCTTCTGTCGTCTCGAACACACGCGCCATTTCTTTGACCGTATTGCTGTCGACAAGGATGTTTCCTTGTGCCGCGAAGTGTTTTCCCGCAATCCCGCCTGCCCAATCGTTACATCCTTCTCCCGTGAACGTCGCACTTTTACCTGACGCATCCACGATTCCGACTTGGCGATCGGCCCATCCTTCATCGGCTTCCGTCAAACGTTTCAGGACTTCGTCGGCTGATTTTCCCTCTTCAATCATCCGTAATCCTTCCGGACCGTATGTCGTGTTTGCAAACGACTGGGTCGCAATCGCTCCGACACCGGCTTTCGCAAAAGGTACGGCACTGCCGACCGCTAAAAATTTCGACTGAACCGCTACACCCCACGCCTGCTCTTTTTCACAATACCCAACGATTGAATAAGTCATCTGTCTAAAATCCCCCTCGATTATCATACATACCCGTTCGTCGTAAGAATTCCCGTTTCCTGCATATGAAAAACCTTCCGTTCACTTCGAACGAAAGGTCGGGTTTGATTATTGAATTCCGAGAACTACTGCGAGCAGTAATGCACCACACGCAAGAACAATCCAGATCGCAAACAGTTTCCAGACAAACCGCAGCCATTTTTCATATGGAATACCGGCAATCGCCAGGAACGCCATTAAGTGGGCACTCGTCGGGAAAATCATATTCGTCAATCCATCGCCGTACTGAAAGGCGAGGACCGCGACTTGCCGCTCAATTCCGAGCAAATCAGCCAGTGGCGCCATGATCGGCATCGTTGTCGCCGCCTGTCCGCTTCCCGATGGAATAAAGAAGTTCGTAATCAACTGGACGATGTACATACCAATGACAGCTAAAGAAGTCGGTAACTGACCGACGGCATTCGACAAACCGTAAATCACGGTATCAATGACCCGTCCGTCTTCTAGGATGACAACAATCGCCCGGGCAAAACCGACGATCAAGGCACCGAATGTGACCGCCTTGGCTCCGTCAATTAAACTTTCGAATGTCCGGTTGACGCCCATCGTAACGATACCGGCAAGTAGACCTATGATCAGGAACGATGCCGTCAGTTCCGTCAAATACCAACCCCATTCAAAAATACCGATGACATTCAGCGTGATTCCGCCGACAAGCACCACTAGAACAAACAGATGTTTTTTCGAAAATCGGGAAAAAGTGGTCGCCGTTTCTTGTTTTCGGTGTTTCTCAAGATCATGCACAAGACTCTGTTCCGGATTTTTTTTGACCTTCTGTGCATAGTTCATGACATATAGAATCGTGACGACTAAAAAGACAAGATAAACTGCAGTCCGGTAACCGAGCCCACTAAATAACGGTACTTCAGCAATCGACTGCGCGACACCGACCGTAAACGGATTCAGCATGCCTCCGGCAAAACCGACGGCTGCCCCGAGGCTGACAATCGCCGCCCCTGTCATCGCATCATAGCCAAGTGCCCGTGCCAACATAATGCCGATTGGGACGAAGATGATGGTTTCTTCCGCCATTCCGATTGTCGCACCGGCGACTGAAAAGACAAACATCGTCATCGGGATCATAATATGTCCTTTTTGACCAAAACGATTGATCAGTTGATTGATGCCGGATTCGATAGCACCCGTTTGCCGGATGATACCAAAAACACCACCAACCAAAAAGATATAAAAGATGATGGCGGCACCTGCCTCCATCCCCTTTGGAATGGCTTCAAACAAACCAAAGAAGTTGACAGGCGCGGATTCGACTGCACGATACGTCCCGTCAATGACGACCGTTTGTCCGTCCTGTTTTTCCCGGTCAAACTGACCTGCTGGTAATGTATACGTCAAAATGACCGCAATCAGTAGAATCCCCATGATAATCGCGTACGTGTGAGGCATCTTGAAGAAGGAGCGCTCCGAAGCATCTGCCTGTGGTTTCCGTTCATTCATCCATTTGCCTCCTGACCTACCTTTAAATTTTGACTCTCTTAAGAGATAATGCCCTATTTATGGAAAAAATAACAGTCTATTTCATCATTTAATTTTTTTGTAATATATTAAAACTGTAAGAAAAATAAAAAACCCGACCGTAGTCAGGTTTTTCGAGTCTTACTCACGCATTAAATGATTGAACGTCTAATGGTTTCGCAAGTGCTGTTTGGGCAAATGCCACGAACTGACCGAAATGGGCACTTGTGTTGTGCGTTTCGATTGCTGCTTGATCTTCCCATTTCTCAATCATCATGAAGATATTCTCGTCTTCGATGCTTTGGAATAAATCATAACTGATGTTACCTGCTTCTAACCGTGACCCTTCAATCAATGTTTTTGTAGCTTCTAAAAACTCTTGACGTTTTGCAGGTTGTACTTCTAATTTTGCTTCAATGGCGATCATTGGAAGGCCTCCTCTAAAATTTCATTAACTCAAGTATCGTAGCACCTTCCTTTCCCATTCTCCATTAAGATGCTTGGACGATTAAGGAAGTTATATTCCGGGTAAAAAAATGTATCATTTTGACATCAGAGAGGAGTTCATCTATGAACGTCGAGACTTTTTATTTCGAGGATGATGGCGAAATCCCCAATAATCCTAATTTACCTGTACTTATTTATCGACATGCTTTTGACGATCCTTCTTCTATTGAAGAGACTTTTAATATGCACAACTGGAAAAACAGCTGGGTGGATGGGATTTTTGATTTTCACCATTATCACAGTGTCGCCCACGAAGTCATCGGCATTCTTGAAGGACACGCCAGCATTCAGCTCGGCGGACCGCTTGGAAAAACATTTACGTTAACCGCCGGCGATGTCGTCGTCCTGCCTGCCGGTACGGGCCACAGGGCTTTACACACAAGCCAGAAGTTTCAAGTCGTCGGTGCCTATCCAAAGGGCCAAGACTACGATACCTTAACCGGTGATCCGTGTGAACGACCGGATAACTTGAAGCGGA
This region includes:
- a CDS encoding DUF1028 domain-containing protein, which translates into the protein MTYSIVGYCEKEQAWGVAVQSKFLAVGSAVPFAKAGVGAIATQSFANTTYGPEGLRMIEEGKSADEVLKRLTEADEGWADRQVGIVDASGKSATFTGEGCNDWAGGIAGKHFAAQGNILVDSNTVKEMARVFETTEGPLAERLLRALAAGQAAGGDSRGMQSAALLVVKEGGGYGGFNDRYIDLRVDDHASPIQELERIYQLHTLYLQPSKPEEIKPIDDALESELMDKLLELGYRGSFAEAFRTYLHTENFEMREQTDRSIDTRVLAYLRAQ
- a CDS encoding glycoside hydrolase family 55 protein yields the protein MLRLDETHDPYQNGQLIAEYTETKSNGEAVFRAEQLMKDSPFVAPRRTPHPSRYLRSLISPLFLTDRDKHILPLTKAFVSEQDEIRPSWFGRLTYEFEQLISNVQKVDVKDYGAIGDGVTDDTLAFKEALADGHRQVHVPAGTYLVRGIRLPSYTILTGDGKGQTILKLHDAAPKGRRLITNQNYLLGNHHLLVERMTLDWNIERIGDAKKSSTWGNHSSCLTYAHVTYGWVFDVDAVNPGLHCFDISTPYYNYNGDGARANLSSSFIWFDGLTGSGFGDDGITTHHSDHLFISNCFMHDPSGRAHAVGFSNSNGIEIDDGSRDVWLFNNATTRCFGGLEIKAHATSSAASTVKIVGHLSVDDHRSFNFRHIGHHQATDPTSQTAYNIIATRLIAQTPQYTPLYQNSKPRALIVSAYRNVVIHDFTVLGDPYYDYQEQPMIGIQYKARNVTLSQVKMSGFRQAKTDIQIFGGDNRAEDVRLIDVRIEDSAKHGITIGPNIERIRLANVAIKGDGTVGLNAKSEPELERFIATGYKVPVRTHATSG
- a CDS encoding cupin domain-containing protein, which produces MHNWKNSWVDGIFDFHHYHSVAHEVIGILEGHASIQLGGPLGKTFTLTAGDVVVLPAGTGHRALHTSQKFQVVGAYPKGQDYDTLTGDPCERPDNLKRIAQVERPETDPVYGRQGPLLEHW
- a CDS encoding putative quinol monooxygenase; this translates as MIAIEAKLEVQPAKRQEFLEATKTLIEGSRLEAGNISYDLFQSIEDENIFMMIEKWEDQAAIETHNTSAHFGQFVAFAQTALAKPLDVQSFNA
- a CDS encoding YfcC family protein, with translation MNERKPQADASERSFFKMPHTYAIIMGILLIAVILTYTLPAGQFDREKQDGQTVVIDGTYRAVESAPVNFFGLFEAIPKGMEAGAAIIFYIFLVGGVFGIIRQTGAIESGINQLINRFGQKGHIMIPMTMFVFSVAGATIGMAEETIIFVPIGIMLARALGYDAMTGAAIVSLGAAVGFAGGMLNPFTVGVAQSIAEVPLFSGLGYRTAVYLVFLVVTILYVMNYAQKVKKNPEQSLVHDLEKHRKQETATTFSRFSKKHLFVLVVLVGGITLNVIGIFEWGWYLTELTASFLIIGLLAGIVTMGVNRTFESLIDGAKAVTFGALIVGFARAIVVILEDGRVIDTVIYGLSNAVGQLPTSLAVIGMYIVQLITNFFIPSGSGQAATTMPIMAPLADLLGIERQVAVLAFQYGDGLTNMIFPTSAHLMAFLAIAGIPYEKWLRFVWKLFAIWIVLACGALLLAVVLGIQ